In Arsenicicoccus dermatophilus, a genomic segment contains:
- a CDS encoding multicopper oxidase domain-containing protein encodes MPLEPPSRQHPPGPGAGAFSARAAWHVRSFLPVVAWLGAATAVSLVHRMLPDARWLLVHLLLLGGVGNAIITWSWHFTGALVRSPASPGQMRSQVLRQVGHNLGAVAVVAGVVGHRPATAVAGALVVGSVLAWHGLALAARTRGSLGGRFRRTVDHYVAACLLLPVGATLGALLAAGRSAEWHGRLVLAHLTLNLLGFVGLTVLGTLVTLWPTMLRTRLEDGSERTAARLLPVLLGAVLVTVGAALLGLRWVAVLGLLTYAAAALTHAVPFARTALRRAPADFATWSVAAGSTWLLLGLGLLVGLLAATPRLAHVPTRLDEVVTALAVGWVAQVLLGALAYLLPVMLGGGPAAVRRITAITQAQGALRVTVTNLALLVCLLPVPSWVRVACSALVLGALATAPALDVRAVLVARQLRREATAAPASPAPPERPWLPGTAAGCALVALAVAGGLAVDPTALRRGDAGTGVTPTGRTVTVDVTARGMRFTPGSATVTPGDRLVLRVTNADADVHDLTLETGQDTGRLGGGETGVLDVGVVGRSIEGWCSVVGHRQMGMTFGIRTTGGDGQASATPGGHQHAASGDAAPPVDLHGDLPAGFVARDATLPPAPTGTLHRVTLRAQEVELPVGADQTRRRWTFNGTAPGPTLRGHVGDRFEITLVNDGSMGHSLDLHAGALAPDQPMRTIRPGESLVYRFTATRAGIWVYHCSTHPMSVHIAAGMAGAVVIDPPGLPPVDREYLLVQSELYLGAGSAPVDGAKLARGRPDGVTFNGVVGQYDARPLTARPGQRVRIWVLDVGPDDGTSFHVVGGQFDRVYKEGRWLLRAGPGEPDAPGGSQVLDLTAAQGGFVELTFPEAGHYPFVDHQMSDAERGAHGIVEVR; translated from the coding sequence GTGCCGCTCGAACCACCCAGCCGACAACATCCCCCCGGCCCTGGCGCCGGAGCCTTCTCGGCCCGTGCGGCCTGGCACGTCCGGTCCTTCCTGCCCGTGGTGGCCTGGCTGGGCGCGGCGACGGCGGTCTCCCTGGTCCACCGGATGCTCCCCGACGCCCGCTGGCTGCTGGTCCACCTGCTCCTGCTCGGCGGGGTCGGCAACGCGATCATCACCTGGTCCTGGCACTTCACCGGCGCGCTGGTGCGCAGCCCGGCCTCGCCCGGGCAGATGCGCTCGCAGGTCCTGCGGCAGGTGGGTCACAACCTGGGCGCCGTCGCGGTGGTCGCCGGTGTCGTGGGGCACCGACCCGCCACGGCCGTCGCCGGCGCGCTGGTCGTGGGGTCGGTCCTCGCCTGGCACGGCCTGGCCCTGGCGGCGCGCACCCGCGGCTCGCTCGGCGGCCGCTTCCGCCGCACCGTCGACCACTACGTCGCGGCCTGCCTGCTGCTGCCGGTGGGCGCCACCCTGGGCGCCCTCCTCGCGGCCGGCCGCAGCGCCGAGTGGCACGGTCGTCTGGTCCTGGCCCACCTCACCCTCAACCTGCTGGGCTTCGTCGGCCTGACCGTCCTCGGCACGCTCGTGACGCTGTGGCCCACGATGCTGCGCACCCGGCTCGAGGACGGCTCCGAGCGCACCGCCGCACGCCTGCTCCCCGTGCTCCTCGGCGCCGTCCTGGTCACCGTCGGCGCAGCCCTGCTCGGGCTGCGCTGGGTCGCCGTCCTCGGTCTGCTGACGTATGCCGCAGCTGCGCTGACCCACGCGGTGCCCTTCGCCCGGACCGCGCTGCGCCGAGCCCCTGCCGACTTCGCCACCTGGTCCGTCGCGGCGGGCAGCACCTGGCTGCTGCTCGGCCTGGGCCTGCTCGTCGGGCTCCTCGCCGCCACTCCGAGGCTGGCCCACGTGCCCACCCGCCTCGACGAGGTGGTGACCGCCCTCGCCGTCGGCTGGGTCGCCCAGGTCCTGCTCGGGGCCCTGGCCTACCTGCTGCCCGTGATGCTCGGCGGCGGGCCGGCGGCCGTGCGCCGCATCACCGCGATCACCCAGGCACAGGGAGCCCTGCGGGTCACCGTCACCAACCTCGCCCTGCTGGTATGCCTGCTGCCCGTCCCCTCCTGGGTGCGGGTGGCCTGCTCGGCGCTCGTCCTCGGGGCGCTCGCCACCGCCCCCGCGCTCGACGTCCGCGCCGTGCTCGTGGCCCGGCAGCTGCGCCGGGAGGCCACCGCCGCCCCCGCGAGCCCGGCACCCCCTGAGCGCCCCTGGCTTCCCGGCACGGCGGCCGGCTGCGCGCTGGTGGCGCTGGCCGTCGCGGGTGGTCTCGCCGTCGACCCCACCGCGCTCCGGCGCGGCGACGCAGGCACCGGCGTCACCCCCACCGGTCGCACGGTCACCGTCGACGTCACCGCCCGCGGCATGAGGTTCACCCCCGGCAGCGCCACCGTCACGCCCGGCGACCGGCTGGTCCTGCGGGTCACCAACGCCGACGCCGACGTCCACGACCTCACTTTGGAGACCGGGCAGGACACCGGCCGCCTCGGCGGCGGCGAGACCGGCGTCCTCGACGTCGGCGTGGTCGGACGGTCGATCGAGGGCTGGTGCTCGGTCGTCGGCCACCGGCAGATGGGGATGACTTTCGGCATACGCACGACCGGAGGTGACGGGCAGGCCTCCGCGACCCCGGGCGGGCACCAGCACGCCGCGTCCGGGGACGCCGCCCCACCGGTCGACCTGCACGGCGATCTCCCGGCCGGGTTCGTCGCGCGCGACGCGACCCTGCCTCCCGCCCCCACCGGGACCCTGCACCGGGTGACGCTGCGCGCCCAGGAGGTCGAGCTGCCCGTCGGCGCCGACCAGACCCGACGGCGGTGGACCTTCAACGGCACCGCCCCCGGGCCCACGCTGCGTGGCCACGTCGGCGACCGCTTCGAGATCACCCTGGTCAACGACGGGTCGATGGGTCACTCGCTCGACCTGCACGCCGGTGCCCTCGCGCCCGACCAGCCGATGCGGACCATCCGGCCGGGCGAGTCGCTCGTCTACCGGTTCACCGCCACCCGTGCGGGCATCTGGGTGTACCACTGCTCCACCCATCCGATGTCCGTGCACATCGCCGCGGGGATGGCCGGGGCGGTGGTGATCGACCCGCCCGGGCTGCCGCCCGTGGACCGGGAGTACCTCCTCGTCCAGTCCGAGCTCTACCTCGGCGCCGGGTCGGCCCCCGTCGACGGCGCCAAGCTGGCCCGGGGCCGCCCGGACGGGGTGACCTTCAACGGCGTCGTCGGGCAGTACGACGCCCGTCCGCTGACCGCCCGCCCCGGGCAACGGGTGCGGATCTGGGTGCTCGACGTCGGACCGGACGACGGGACGAGCTTCCACGTCGTCGGCGGACAGTTCGACCGGGTCTACAAGGAGGGCCGCTGGCTGCTGCGAGCCGGACCCGGCGAGCCCGACGCACCCGGCGGCTCCCAGGTGCTCGACCTGACCGCGGCGCAGGGCGGCTTCGTGGAGCTGACCTTCCCCGAGGCCGGGCACTATCCCTTCGTGGACCACCAGATGAGCGACGCCGAGCGAGGCGCCCACGGCATCGTCGAGGTCCGCTGA
- a CDS encoding gamma-glutamylcyclotransferase family protein: protein MSTAPTDGQRLAVYGTLRPGRSNHHEVAAIPGSWTQGVVHGHLLPEGWGAALGYPAIELDEDAPAVPVHLLTSDALPRHWARLDEFEGPGYRRVACTVRTEAGPVQAQIYELDR, encoded by the coding sequence GTGAGCACGGCCCCCACCGACGGGCAGCGGCTCGCGGTCTACGGCACCCTGCGCCCCGGCCGGTCCAACCACCACGAGGTCGCCGCCATCCCCGGCAGCTGGACGCAGGGGGTCGTCCACGGGCACCTGCTGCCCGAGGGCTGGGGAGCCGCGCTGGGCTATCCCGCGATCGAGCTGGACGAGGACGCGCCGGCGGTCCCGGTGCACCTGCTCACCAGCGACGCCCTGCCCCGGCACTGGGCGCGGCTGGACGAGTTCGAGGGGCCTGGCTACCGGCGGGTGGCCTGCACGGTCCGCACCGAGGCGGGGCCGGTCCAGGCGCAGATCTACGAGCTCGACCGCTGA
- a CDS encoding ABC transporter permease: MLAAPAGLLALCLVLAVVSPDFRTLGNLLNVADQTATTAALALGLTFVLVVGGIDLSVGAVAGLSGILAAQCALGLGLPSPFCVVAAPLVGLLAGLVTGLAVTRLVIPPFIATLAGMAIWRAVAEIACDSQTLVAPAAMAGVGERVAGVPVTFMVMVALAVLTHVLLRRTVLGQWLYAVGGNPEAARLVGIPVERTQVAAYALSGLCAGVGGLLIAGRLASVQAGAGAGMELDAVAAAVVGGASLAGGRGSAVGTVVGATVLAVMHNGLNLLDVPAMWQQMALGVVIAAAASLDARRRARAGDRVSV, encoded by the coding sequence GTGCTCGCCGCCCCCGCCGGCCTGCTCGCACTGTGCCTGGTCCTGGCCGTGGTGTCCCCGGACTTCCGGACCCTCGGCAACCTGCTCAACGTCGCCGACCAGACCGCGACCACGGCGGCGCTGGCCCTGGGCCTGACCTTCGTGCTCGTGGTGGGCGGCATCGACCTGTCCGTCGGGGCGGTCGCCGGCCTGTCCGGGATCCTCGCGGCCCAGTGCGCCCTCGGCCTGGGCCTGCCGTCACCCTTCTGCGTGGTCGCGGCCCCGCTCGTCGGTCTGCTCGCCGGCCTGGTGACGGGCCTCGCGGTCACCAGGCTCGTCATACCTCCCTTCATCGCCACCCTCGCGGGCATGGCGATCTGGCGGGCGGTCGCCGAGATCGCCTGCGACTCGCAGACTCTCGTGGCTCCCGCCGCCATGGCCGGCGTGGGGGAGCGGGTCGCGGGCGTCCCGGTGACCTTCATGGTCATGGTGGCGCTCGCCGTCCTCACCCACGTGCTGCTGCGGCGCACCGTCCTGGGCCAGTGGCTGTATGCCGTGGGAGGCAACCCCGAGGCCGCCCGTCTGGTGGGCATCCCGGTCGAACGGACCCAGGTGGCGGCCTATGCCCTGTCGGGGCTGTGCGCCGGTGTCGGCGGACTGCTGATCGCCGGACGCCTGGCCTCCGTCCAGGCCGGTGCGGGGGCCGGGATGGAGCTCGATGCGGTGGCCGCCGCCGTCGTCGGTGGCGCCAGCCTGGCCGGCGGACGCGGGAGCGCGGTGGGGACGGTGGTCGGTGCCACGGTGCTCGCCGTCATGCACAACGGCCTCAACCTGCTGGACGTCCCCGCCATGTGGCAGCAGATGGCCCTGGGCGTGGTGATCGCCGCCGCGGCCTCCCTCGACGCGCGACGCCGCGCCCGGGCCGGCGATCGCGTGAGCGTGTGA
- a CDS encoding ATP-binding cassette domain-containing protein, whose translation MTEQGVSLLYVTHRLEEIAQLCDRVSVLRSGRMVATLPADAPVTDLAAAVTGRPFAGLYPAIRPQAPAGQATTRPLLVAEGLAVPGILAPTTVEVRAGEVVGVEGGTPTTRSALLRALVGGIPQAQGRVQIGECTIRPGQVQEAIRAGVGYVPADRQGAGLVPQASAADNLWYGVLTRGRTGPNGPSRTEQIAVVRERLAIAAPSMDDPVARLSGGNQQKVVVGRWVAARSQVLVLDEPTRGVDVGAREVIYQVVAEIVAGGGAVVLASSDRQEMDALCTRTISVPAQEPGALMGSGAELRSSP comes from the coding sequence GTGACCGAGCAGGGTGTCTCCCTGCTCTACGTCACGCACCGGCTGGAGGAGATCGCCCAGCTGTGCGACCGGGTCAGCGTGCTGCGCTCCGGGCGCATGGTGGCCACCCTCCCGGCTGATGCTCCCGTGACCGACCTGGCCGCCGCCGTGACCGGACGTCCCTTCGCCGGCCTCTATCCCGCGATCCGCCCCCAGGCGCCCGCCGGGCAGGCGACGACCCGACCGCTCCTCGTGGCCGAGGGCCTGGCCGTCCCGGGCATCCTGGCGCCGACCACGGTCGAGGTGCGCGCGGGGGAGGTCGTCGGGGTCGAGGGCGGAACCCCGACGACGCGCAGCGCACTGCTGCGGGCCCTCGTCGGGGGGATTCCCCAGGCGCAGGGACGGGTGCAGATCGGCGAGTGCACGATCCGCCCCGGCCAGGTGCAGGAGGCGATCCGGGCGGGGGTGGGCTACGTGCCGGCCGACCGCCAGGGCGCAGGCCTGGTGCCCCAGGCCTCCGCGGCGGACAACCTCTGGTACGGCGTCCTCACGCGGGGCCGGACGGGGCCGAACGGCCCGTCGCGCACCGAGCAGATCGCGGTGGTGCGGGAGCGGCTCGCGATCGCCGCACCGTCGATGGATGACCCGGTCGCCCGACTGTCCGGGGGCAACCAGCAGAAGGTCGTCGTCGGCCGGTGGGTCGCCGCCCGGTCCCAGGTCCTCGTGCTCGACGAGCCCACGCGCGGCGTGGACGTCGGTGCGCGCGAGGTGATCTACCAGGTCGTCGCAGAGATCGTCGCCGGGGGTGGGGCGGTGGTCCTGGCCAGCAGCGACCGCCAGGAGATGGACGCCCTGTGCACCCGCACGATCAGCGTGCCCGCCCAGGAGCCTGGCGCCCTCATGGGCTCCGGGGCAGAGCTGAGGAGCAGCCCATGA
- a CDS encoding ATP-binding cassette domain-containing protein codes for MASTIAHPSAGMPPRLEVAGLSRTFGTLRALQDVDLAIAPGEAHALLGENGAGKSTLIRIISGAERPTGGVVRIDGQEAVLSEPSAAVRRGIRTIHQHPTLIEQLSVEDNLALPRPPVRRGLIDRVAVRRQAEAALAILGLDLDPATPVARLRVDLRQRVEIARALARGAGLLILDEPTAVLSDEETAASCRPCVA; via the coding sequence GTGGCCTCGACCATCGCCCACCCGTCAGCCGGCATGCCGCCCCGGCTCGAGGTCGCGGGGCTGAGCCGGACCTTCGGCACGCTGCGCGCCCTGCAGGACGTCGACCTGGCCATCGCGCCCGGCGAGGCCCATGCCCTGCTCGGCGAGAACGGCGCCGGCAAGTCCACGCTGATCCGGATCATCTCCGGCGCCGAGCGGCCGACCGGGGGCGTCGTGCGGATCGACGGCCAGGAGGCGGTGCTGTCGGAGCCCTCCGCCGCCGTGCGGCGCGGCATACGCACCATCCACCAGCACCCGACCCTGATCGAGCAGCTGAGCGTCGAGGACAACCTCGCGCTGCCCCGACCCCCGGTGCGCCGGGGGCTGATCGACCGGGTCGCGGTGCGCCGGCAGGCCGAGGCGGCCCTGGCGATCCTGGGCCTGGACCTCGACCCGGCCACCCCCGTGGCCCGGCTGCGGGTGGACCTGCGACAGCGGGTGGAGATCGCCCGCGCCCTGGCCCGGGGAGCAGGGCTGCTGATCCTCGACGAGCCGACCGCGGTCCTGTCCGACGAGGAGACCGCGGCGTCCTGCAGACCTTGCGTGGCGTGA
- a CDS encoding substrate-binding domain-containing protein encodes MTAATVPDLSRRTFLLGLAGAGLLTGCASGGDKDAESAKAAKGVVGLSVSSLANPFFMTLVDRAQDEAARLGIRLKITDAQDDASRQASQLQDLAVKGIGQLVVNPVDSDALATPVKRLRERGTKIVAIDRRITDVQGVTCIASDNVRGGAIAAQALIKALGGKGEVAVLQGVVATSSSRERHKGFVAELAKHPGMRVVATQPAGFRRVEGLDVATNVLQAHPHLNGIFAENDEMALGALQALGGRAGLGVKVVGFDGTREAIEAVALGRMTATIGQDVAAMGTLALRAAVEAKGAPAAGSTVDQAVVAITRANARSLLAHA; translated from the coding sequence ATGACCGCCGCTACAGTGCCGGACCTCTCCCGGCGCACCTTCCTGCTGGGCCTTGCCGGCGCCGGACTCCTCACGGGGTGTGCCTCCGGTGGCGACAAGGACGCCGAGTCCGCCAAGGCCGCCAAGGGCGTGGTCGGCCTCTCCGTCTCCAGCCTCGCCAACCCCTTCTTCATGACCCTCGTCGACCGTGCCCAGGACGAGGCCGCCAGGCTCGGGATCCGGCTCAAGATCACCGACGCCCAGGACGACGCCTCCCGCCAGGCCTCCCAGCTCCAGGACCTGGCGGTCAAGGGCATCGGCCAGCTGGTCGTCAACCCGGTCGACTCCGACGCGCTCGCGACCCCGGTCAAGCGCCTGCGCGAGCGCGGGACCAAGATCGTCGCCATCGACCGGCGGATCACCGACGTCCAGGGTGTCACCTGCATCGCGAGCGACAACGTGCGCGGCGGGGCGATCGCGGCCCAGGCGCTCATCAAGGCGCTCGGGGGCAAGGGCGAGGTCGCGGTCCTGCAAGGCGTCGTCGCGACCTCCAGCTCGCGGGAGCGGCACAAGGGCTTCGTCGCCGAGCTCGCCAAGCACCCCGGCATGCGGGTCGTGGCCACCCAGCCCGCCGGCTTCCGTCGCGTGGAGGGCCTGGACGTCGCCACCAACGTGCTCCAGGCGCACCCCCACCTCAACGGGATCTTCGCCGAGAACGACGAGATGGCGCTCGGGGCGCTCCAGGCCCTCGGCGGCCGAGCCGGTCTCGGGGTCAAGGTCGTCGGTTTCGACGGGACCCGCGAGGCCATCGAGGCCGTCGCGCTCGGCCGGATGACCGCCACCATCGGTCAGGACGTCGCCGCCATGGGAACCCTCGCCCTGCGAGCCGCCGTGGAAGCCAAGGGCGCCCCCGCCGCCGGCAGCACCGTCGACCAGGCCGTGGTGGCCATCACCCGGGCCAACGCTCGCTCGCTGCTCGCCCACGCCTGA
- a CDS encoding VWA domain-containing protein produces MAALSIALAGGAAAGAPHLMRLAKSGDKSVTSQVASAQTACASMTSLDVAVPPALFAATQEAADEASDRKGGCITYRLRPVTAALAAQRGGTGGAGGAPAQPAAAATSAAPPAGAPATGAAPAPGAAAAAQEPVVGAVDAWFTDSEAWVPAAERNRVSRPVAYSPVVLAVPQGVGASGQLTPQQVGMLAQGPMRFAEPAESTPSLLSLLALRQSSDPTVGEAVRALSRRTVSESELESSLTAPPTQALVFPSTEQRIAQLAKQTGRQITAASLPGAVPMESYSLVTRTQDPARVAALDALVEAFAGDTVRKSLVDQGFRTAPQAAPAGAAPVTGVPASLAPPAPVDPGKIAGTMDAWAGARRDGRYVIAVDTSGSMQAAAEGGKRRIELATGALAVALRSVPVTSEVGLWSFAAARSQGGQDWKELVPMGSLELPATRDALAKAGATLVDPATPPRGGTGLYDTTVAAYQTVRDRSDAKHEGIALILTDGKNDDDSGGRTIEQAIADLGRLQDPARPVRLVLVGVGEEPDKATLDRLAASVGGLSYTSETVEALGQILPKALTLQLTDGTK; encoded by the coding sequence ATGGCCGCCCTGAGCATCGCGCTGGCCGGAGGCGCCGCGGCAGGGGCGCCTCACCTGATGCGCCTGGCGAAGTCCGGTGACAAGTCAGTCACCAGCCAGGTCGCCAGCGCCCAGACGGCCTGCGCCAGCATGACCTCCCTGGACGTGGCCGTGCCACCGGCCCTGTTCGCCGCCACCCAGGAGGCGGCCGACGAGGCGTCGGACCGCAAGGGCGGCTGCATCACCTATCGCCTTCGTCCCGTGACGGCGGCACTCGCCGCCCAGCGCGGCGGCACGGGCGGTGCCGGCGGTGCGCCCGCCCAGCCCGCCGCGGCAGCGACCTCCGCCGCACCCCCCGCGGGGGCACCTGCCACGGGTGCCGCTCCGGCACCCGGCGCGGCTGCTGCCGCGCAGGAGCCCGTGGTCGGCGCCGTCGACGCGTGGTTCACCGACTCCGAGGCCTGGGTGCCCGCCGCCGAGCGCAACCGCGTCTCCCGGCCCGTCGCCTACTCCCCGGTGGTCCTCGCGGTCCCGCAGGGCGTGGGCGCGTCCGGTCAGCTCACCCCGCAGCAGGTGGGGATGCTGGCGCAGGGCCCGATGCGCTTCGCCGAGCCCGCCGAGAGCACGCCCTCCCTGCTGTCCCTGCTGGCGCTGCGCCAGAGCAGCGACCCCACGGTCGGAGAAGCGGTGCGTGCCCTGAGCCGCCGGACCGTCTCGGAGTCCGAGCTCGAGTCCTCCCTGACGGCCCCGCCGACGCAGGCACTGGTCTTCCCCAGCACCGAGCAGCGCATCGCCCAGCTTGCCAAGCAGACCGGGCGGCAGATCACCGCGGCCTCGCTGCCCGGCGCGGTGCCCATGGAGAGCTACTCGCTGGTGACCCGCACCCAGGACCCCGCCCGCGTCGCGGCCCTGGACGCCCTCGTCGAGGCCTTCGCGGGAGACACGGTGCGCAAGTCATTGGTCGACCAGGGATTCCGGACAGCACCGCAGGCCGCGCCGGCCGGGGCGGCACCCGTCACCGGGGTGCCGGCCTCGCTCGCCCCGCCCGCCCCCGTCGACCCGGGCAAGATCGCCGGGACGATGGACGCGTGGGCCGGGGCTCGCCGGGACGGTCGCTACGTCATCGCCGTCGACACCTCCGGCTCGATGCAGGCTGCCGCCGAGGGGGGCAAGCGTCGCATCGAGCTGGCGACGGGCGCCCTCGCCGTCGCCCTGCGGTCGGTCCCCGTGACCAGCGAGGTGGGCCTGTGGTCCTTCGCCGCGGCCAGGTCCCAGGGCGGGCAGGACTGGAAGGAGCTCGTGCCGATGGGCTCGCTGGAGCTCCCCGCCACCCGGGACGCCCTCGCCAAGGCCGGGGCCACCCTGGTCGACCCGGCCACCCCGCCGCGAGGCGGGACGGGCCTGTACGACACGACCGTGGCGGCCTACCAGACGGTCCGGGACCGCTCCGACGCCAAGCACGAAGGCATCGCGCTCATCCTCACCGACGGCAAGAACGACGACGACAGCGGTGGTCGTACCATTGAGCAGGCGATCGCCGACCTCGGCCGACTGCAGGACCCCGCGCGCCCGGTGCGCCTGGTCCTCGTGGGCGTCGGCGAAGAGCCTGACAAGGCCACGCTCGACCGACTGGCGGCGAGCGTCGGGGGGCTGTCCTACACCAGCGAGACGGTGGAGGCACTGGGACAGATCCTGCCCAAGGCCCTCACCCTGCAGCTGACCGATGGGACGAAGTGA